AGCCCGTGATCTTGGTGATCGGGTTATTGGATGCATCCGCGCTGTGATCCGAGTGGATGTGCAAATCTCCGCGCAGCCATTCGCCCGCGGTCAGACTGGCAACAGGCGGCAGATCCAACTCGCCCGCGGGCGCACCGCCGGATTCATCATGGCCCGGCGCATCGGGTGCCGCGGGCCCTTGATCATCGCCACCCTGCACAGGCGCCCCGGTGTTCCCGGGATCGCCCGTTCCGCAACCACCCATCGAAGCCAACGCCGCAGCGACAAGGACAACGGAAAGACGACGCAAAACCATGGCTCAACACGCTCTGACCAGCAATAAGGGCCGGGAGGCTAGGGCGAGTCCATTGCGAGATCATGACTCGCGGCGCGGTGACGCCCATAAAAAAAGCGGCCTTGCGGCCGCTTAGAGGAGAGCCCACTGGGGTGCTGGGCAATTCGAGCGGAGACTGAACTCGACGCTCAATGCACGACACACGGGGAAGGATGTGTCGTGCGAAGCATTAAACCAGCGCCCATGTAAGGAAAATGTGAGGTCAGCGCATTCTTTTCGTTTGGTGCGTTTAGTTGCAACGAATCGAGCTGTATGCGATTGATCCCCATGATCATTTCTGTCCGCTTAAGGCCGTAACCGTTGGTCGGCCGCCTCAGAACAGGTCCAGCAGATCGCAGAACCCGCCCCGGCCAGCGCCAATATCAACCGCTGGCGCGTAATCGCTTGGTCTGTCGCACACCGGACGCCGTACCTACCAGACTGCACAGAAACGCCTTGAGACCGGACTCATTGGGCTTGGGCTGCTTGCCGCGGCCAATGCGCCTTAGCTGTCGGGTGTACCAGGTGACTTCCATGATCGCCATACGGTCCACCGGACCGATGCCCGTCTTGATCGGCCGCACACGCTGCAGCGGGTCCTGACCGGCCAGCAAGCGGCGGGACACCTCGGGCTCGATGGCCAGCAGCCGGGCGATGCCACAGAGGTCCAGCGACCCCGATTCCAGCGCAGCGCTCATGCCAGCATGGGTGCGGAAACCGCCGGTGACCATCAACGGCGTGTCCGGAATTCGGGCCCGCACCTGATCGGCGAAATCGAGGAAATAGGCCTCGCGTTCGCGGGTGGATGCACGCACGCCGGTCATCGCCGGCGCCTCGTAGGTACCGCCGGAGATCTCGATCAGCGCGATCCCAGCGTCGGCCAGCGCGGCCATGACATCCAGGGATTCTTCTTCCGTGAAACCGCCGCGCTGGAAGTCCGCCGAGTTCAGCTTGATACCGATGGGGAAATCCGGAGCGGTGGCCGCTCGCATGGCGGCCAAGACTTCCAATACGAAGCGCCTGCGGTTTTCCGGGCTGCCGCCCCATTCGTCCGCGCGCTGGTTGGTTTTCGGTGACAGGAACTGGCTGACCAGATAGCCATGGGCCCCATGGATTTGCACGCCGGAAAAGCCAGCCTGATAGCAGATCTCGGCGGCCCGGCCGTAGCGGGCGATCAAGTCCTTGATCTCATCACCCGTCAGCTCACGCGGCGTCTCGAAGTAAGCCTGCATCGCCTTGTTAAACGGCACGGCCGAGGGCGCGACCGTTTCCTGGTTCAGGCCTTTGGGACACTGCCGTCCCGGGTGGTTCAACTGCACCCAGATCTGACCGCCACCCGACTTGCCGGCCTCGGCCCAGGCACGCAGGGTATCCAGATCTCGGTCATCCTCGATGACCACATTGCCCGGCTCGCCCAAGGCCTTGCGATCAATCATCACATTGCCGGTGATAATGAGCCCCGTCCCACCTTGGCCCCAACGACGATACAACTCCACCAGTTCAGGCGTGGCTCGGTTATCCATCGTCCCCAGCGCCTCGCTCATCGCCGACTTGGCAATACGGTTTGGCAGGCGGCTGCCATTGGGCAGCTCGAAGGGCGTGTTCAAGGTGATCTGGCTCATGCGTCTAGCGGCTCCTGAATCGGGTCTACGCCTCCCGACACCGAACGCAGCGTCGCGGGCGGACGGGATTGTGGCATGTCCCATCCGCCCCTGCCTTGACCCTCAGATTCGTGCTAACGCCAGTCCGGTCAAGCCGGTCGGCGGGCCAGCGATCTACCACCAGCCACCCTGCCATGAGCATCGCGTTGTGCCCCCCAGCACTGATCCGCCGCTGTCCCAACGCACAGACACAACCCGCTAGGCGCCGATATCAAACCGGTCCAAGTTCATCACCTTGGTCCAGGCCGCCACAAAGTCATGCACGAACTTCTCGCTCGCATCATCCTGGGCATAGACCTCGGCGTAGGATCGCAGTATGGAATTCGAGCCGAACACCAGATCCACCCGCGTGGCGGTCCACTTCTGCGCACCGGACTTGCGGTCACGAATCTCGTAGAGATTGTCTCCCGCCGGCTTCCACTCGTTGGCCATGTCAGTCAGGTTGACGAAGAAGTCCGTGGACAGGGTCCCAACCCGGTCGGTGAATACGCCATGCGCCACACCACCGTGGTTGGTGCCCAGCACCCGCAGCCCACCCAGCAGAACGACCATTTCGGGTGCGGTTAGCGTCATGAGCTGGCTGCGGTCGAGCAACAGTTCTTCCGGTGCCACCTTGAATGACTGCTTGAGGTAGTTCCGGAAGCCATCGTGCCGAGGCTCCAGCGCCTCGAAGCTGTCTGCATCCGTCATCGCGTCGGTGGCGTCACCCCGACCCGGTTCGAACGGGACGGTGATGTCCACACCGGCTGCGCGAGCCGCGCGTTCCACGCCCACATTGCCGGCCAGCACGATGACATCGGCCACACTGGCACCGTACTGCGCCGCGATCGGCTCCAGTACCGACAACACCTTGTTCAAACGCTCGGGTTCATTACCCGGCCAATCCCGCTGGGGAGCGAGGCGAATCCGCGCACCATTGGCACCGCCACGCAGGTCTGACCCTCGGAAGGTGCGAGCACTGTCCCAGGCCGTGGCCACCAACTCGGCCGTGCTGAGACCGGATTCGGCAATCTGCGACTTGATCGCACCCACGTCGTAGAGACGCGGGCCAGCTGGAATCGGGTCCTGCCAGATCAGGTCCTCTGCCGGGACGTCCGGGCCGACATAGCGGGCCTTGGGGCCCATGTCGCGATGCGTCAGCTTGAACCACGCACGGGCGAAGGCGTCGGAGAACGCGGCTTGGTCCTGGGCGTAGCGTTCGAGAATCTTGCGGTAGGCCGGATCCATCTTCATCGCCATATCGGCGTCGGTCATCATCGGCATGCAGCGGATGGACGGGTCTTCCACGTCCACGGGCATGTCTTCCTCGCGGATGTCGATGGGCTCCCACTGCCAGGCACCCGCCGGGCTTTTCTTCAGCTCCCACTCGTAGCCGAGCAGCAGCTTGAAGTAGCCGTCATCCCATTGCGTGGGGTGGGTGGTCCACGCGCCTTCAAGACCGCTGGTCACGGTGTGTCGACCGTGGCCGGTCTCGGCAGGATTGCGCCAGCCGAAGCCCTGTTCTTCCACCGTGCAGGCCTCGGGGTCCTGACCCAGCTGGCTGGCGTCGCCGTTGCCATGGGTCTTACCCACCGTGTGGCCACCGGCGGTTAGCGCCACGGTTTCCTCGTCGTTCATCGCCATCCGGGCAAAGGTTTCTCGGACATGCGCCGCGGTCTTCAGCGGATCCGGGTTGCCGTTGACGCCTTCGGGGTTCACGTAGATCAGCCCCATGTGGGTGGCCGCCAGCGGCGCATGCATGCTCGTCGCGTCGTCAAGGTCGTCGAAGCGCTGCTCGCTATCGGCCAGCCACTCGGTCTCTGCTCCCCAGTTGATGTCCATCTCGGGGTGCCAGATATCCTCTCGCCCAAAGGCAAATCCGAACGTCTTCAGGCCCATGGATTCATAGGCGATATTGCCGGCCAGAATGATCAGGTCTGCCCAGGAAATCTTGTTCCCGTACTTCTTCTTAATCGGCCACAACAGCCGCCGCGCCTTGTCCAGATTGACGTTATCCGGCCAAGAGTTCAGCGGCGCAAAGCGCTGGTTGCCCGTCCCTCCGCCACCGCGACCATCCGCCAGCCGGTAGGAGCCTGCGGCATGCCAAGCCATGCGGATCATCAGCCCGCCATAGTGGCCCCAATCGGCTGGCCACCAGTCCTGGCTGTCCGTCATCAGCGCCGTCAGGTCCTGCTTCAGCGCCTCGACATCGAGCTTTTTCAATTCGTCTCGGTAGTTGAAGTCCGGCCCCATGGGGTTCGTCTTCTGATCGTGCTGATGCAGGATGTCCAGGTTGAGTGCGTTGGGCCACCAACTGGTAACGGTGGTCTTGGTGCTGGTCATCCCGCCATGTGCGAACGGGCACCCGCCCGCGGCCTGCGTTTCAATGCTGTCCATTCGTCTCTCCCTCGCGTATCGCGGTTTGGGAGCGCCACCCTCGTGGCGCCAGGGAGGGTCATGCTGCCGCCGAACAAATAATTAATCCAATCAATTATTATTCGATTTTCGATAGTTTATTCACATATTCTGGTCAGCCTAACCCGCGTCCATCTGATGCTGCGCCCGTCGACCCAGGCGGCGCAAGGCAATGATCGTTGCCCTCTCGATCACACGCGCTGCCGCCGCGACGGCGCAACCGGTTGCTGGCTGAACGCACCGATCATCGGCGTGCCATGCGCACGCATGATCGGCTCGATCTCACGATGCAGGGCGTGATAGCGATAAAACGGTACGCGGGGAAACAGATGGTGGATGGAGTGCAGGTTCTGGCCCAGCCAGAACCACTCGAAGGGGCGCATCCAGGCCGGCATCAGCAGGCTGTTGGTGTTTCGCCAACGTGTCGGCTCCCGATACGGCGCATGGGGACGATAGGCGAACCAGTACGCCGTAAAGAATGCCCCAGCCAGATAGCCGATCAGCAGCAGCCAGCCTGCCCCAGGACGGGTGACCAGCAGTAGAAATCCGAGCCGCCAACCCAGCGCCACGGTTGTTTCGACGACGTAGATGGCTTGCTCGCGGCGCGACAGCCCGCTCCAGTGCCCCCGAAACAAGAAGCTGTTCTGTACCCAGAGAAACTGCAGCCCCGTCCGGATCAGAGCAACCAGGCCATCGCCCATGGTGCGAACCACGTAATCAGGGTCTTTGTCCGGCTGGTTGGTGTAGCGGTGGTGGGTGAAATGTTCCACCGTGTGCGTGGAGTACGGCACCATAATCAACGGTGCCACGGCATAGCCGCACAGGTCGTTGACCCACTTAAGACCCGCCTGCTGCCCGTGGATGTTGCCGTGCGCGGCCTCATGCAGCGGCGTGTATGAGAAGTAGGTCGCGACCGCGTACACCACAATGGCCGCCCAAAGCGGCATGACACCGGCGGCGAATAACACCAAATTGCCAACAAACACGACCAGCGTGGCCGCCGTGAACAACACGGTCGGCCATGCGAAATGGCCCATGTGGCGTTTGGCTGCGGATATCGCCTGACGGTTCAGGGCAGATAATTCTTCGCTCATGCTCATCTCCTTTCGCGCCGAATCACAGCCAGCCTAGTGGCGGCCAATACGCCAGGACAGAGCGAACCCGGTCAGCCTTGCCGCATTTTCGGCCAGCCGGTCTAGACTGCAGGCGTATGAACCGCCCGCAGACCAGCGACCCGATCCTCCACCCCGTGGCCATTGCTCAGGTCATGATCAACTTTGCCGTGGCGCAAGGAGCAGACGCCGCAACCTGCCTGGCCGGCACCGGCATTGATGAATCGACACTGGCATCGGCCGAGGCGTTGATCACCCGCGAGCAGGAAATGCGGCTGATGGAAAACCTCATGCTCGCGCTACCGGACGTGCCGGCGCTGGGTTTTGAGCTGGGCCTGCAGTACAGCATCGCCACTTTTGGCAGCTGGGGCTTTCTGATGCGCACCTCGCGCAACCTGCAGGAGGCCATCAAACGCACGCTGAACTTCCTACCGCTCAGCACGGCCTACTGCCAAATTCAGCTGATTCGCGAGCCCGGCACCATTGGCGTGGCGTTTCAAGCCGACCGGATTCCGCGCCAACTGCGCACCACCATGTTGGAACGCGACATGGCCACTGCGATCCAGCTGCTGCGCGAGATGGGCTTGGCCGGCATCCCCTTGCAGGCCTTGACCTTTGCCCACCAGGCGCCCGCGTATGCAGACCGGCTTGAGGCGCTGGCCGGCATTCGCCCGATATTTGACTACCCCCGCCACAGCTTGCTGCTTAGCCGCGCCGACGCCGAACGGCCGCTACCCACTTACGATGCGCAGCTCGTTAGCCTGCTGGAAGACCAGTGCCGCCAGCAGTTGGCACGCCGCCAGCCCGGCGGGTGGGTTGCCCGCACACGCCAACAGATGCTGGGCCCGCAAGGCTTCACGACGTCCATCGAGACCATCGCCCAAGCGCTGAACCTGTCGACGCGCAGCCTCCGGCGCCGGCTTGAAGCCGAAGGCACCGGCTTTCGCGAACTCCTCGAACAGGAACGACAGCAACTAGCCTGTCAGCTACTGAGCAACACGCGGATGACGCTCGACGAAATCGCCGTGCATCTGGGCTACGGCGACACCTCCAGCTTCACCCGGGCGTTTCGACGCTGGTTTGGTGAAGCGCCAGGGGTTTATCGATCACGCGAGTCAACGCCGGGTGCAACTGAATGAGCAGAGCGCCGGGGCCTGTAGACAGCACCATCCGGCCGCCTGGACGGACAGGCCCCGGGACCAATGAGCCATTAGGGAAAACACCGTGGCGGCCATCGGCGGCTGGGTGAGGCATTGGGACGACGAGTACACGGCGAACAATCTCACTCGCCTTACCGGATTCATCGGACCCAAGCCGGTCAGGCCTTCGCCCGAGGCAATCTCAAGCAACCCATGACGACGCAACTCGCGTAGAAGTTCACCGTTGAAACGCGGCCCTGCAACGCTCCGGCTGCCCTCTCTTCGACGAGGCTTGCTGATCATTGATCAAGCCTTCCAAGGCAGCGTCAACTTCGATCAATCGGTACAAGCCAGACTCCGATGAAGCTTGTTCTTATACGCGTTGCCCGAGGCCTGCCCCGCGTATAAGGTCACCTCTTCAGATGGGCACTCAAGACCCATTCTAAACGGTGCCCTCGGCTCGCCTTGCAGCGATGCTGAGTTCAGCGACTAGCGAGGAGAACGCTCAACATGAAACACGTCGTCAGCGTCACGATGGGATCGTCCACCAACGATTTCACGTTCGAGACCGATTTTCTTGGCCAGCCATTCACTGTCAGCCGGGTCGGCGCAGACGGAGATGAATCGCAGGCTTGGGAGTTGCTGCGTCGTCATCAGGCCAAGGCCGACGCCATCGGCCTCGGTATGATTCGCGACCACCACGATGTCGGCACCCGGCGCATCGTGCACGCCGACACCGAGCGCATGCTGGGCGTGGTCACGCGTGTGCCGGCCACCACCGGAGCCGCCCTACGTCGCCTGCTCCAGGTGCGAGCGGTTCGCCACGTGCAGAAGCAACTGGGCAACTTTTTCAACAACAACAAGGTGTTGTTCCTGTCGGGCGTGGTCAATTACGACATGGCCGTCGCCATGGCGGACTACACGCCCAACCTGCGCTTTGCCGACGCCGTGCTCCAAACCGGCGCACCCAAAATGCTGACCTCGCTGAATCAGCTTGAGGTCTTTGCCCGAGGTGCCCGGCTGGCCGAATCCGTCCTCCCACTTCGGACCCTGTCGACGGTCATGCCCGGGCTGTCGGCGGTGAAAAGCAGCCTCGTGCGTAAGCAGATCCGCGACTCCCATACGGTGGTTGGTACCTTCGATGATCTGAAACAGTTCATGGAGGACGGCGCGCTCAAGGACAAGACGGTCATCACCTCGGCGGTCGACGACGAACGGTTCGCCGCCTTCAAGCGCTGGGAAGCCAACCTGGTCGTCGATGTTTCACCAACGCTGTTCGACCACGTCGTCGGCACCAACACCATCCAAGCCATGATTCTCGCGGCATTGAATATGTCCAGCGAAGAGCTGGCGGATGCCGACCTTGAAGACATTATTCGCGAACTGGCGATTAAACCGCGCCTGCTGCATCCGACCGGCGAGTTCCGCAACATTCGCCGCTTTGCCTTTGTGATTCATCCGCTCAGCCAGGAGTACATCACCAAGGGCTTCCCGCTGCCCAAAGCGACACCAAAGGTCGTGATGGACAAGGTCGAGCAGGCCGCCGCGCACATGCCGCCGATGGTGTACTCGAAAATGTCGAACATCGTCTCTCCGGCCGGAGCCGAGGCTGAAGGCTGGCTGATCACGGTGGGTGGAACACCCCGGGAAATGCTCGCTCGCAGCCCCGAATTCACCTACCGTCGTCTGCTCATGGCGGCCAGCATGGCGCAGAAAATGGGCGCGCAGATCATCGGCCTGGGTGCATTCACCAAAGTGGTCGGCGATGCGGGCGTCACGGTCGCTCGCAGGGCTGAGATTCCTGTCACAACCGGTAACAGCTACTCGGCATCAGGCGCGCTTTGGGCCGCCGCCGATGCGGTCCGACGTATGGGCCTGGTCAAGATCAACAAGAACCAGAAGATCGCCGGGAAGACCATGGTCGTCGGCGCGACCGGCTCCATCGGCTCCGTCAGCGCCCGATTGCTCGCGATGGCCGTGGACGAGGTGTACCTGGCCGGCCGCAACATGAAAAAGCTAGAAGCCTTGAAGGCCTCCATGCTCAAGGACACGCCGCAGGCCAAGATCGTGGCCACCACGAACTACGAAGACCACCTCCACGAAATGGACATGATCGTCACGTCCACTTCGGGGGCTGGTAAGAAAATTCTGGATATCACCAAGGTCAAACCCGGCTGCGTCATCACCGACGTCGCCCGCCCGCTTGATCTACCGCCAGAAGAAGTGGCCAAGCGACCCGACGTGCTGGTCATCGAATCCGGAGAAATCGAGCTACCCACCGACGTCAAGATGAAGGACATCGGCCTGCCGCCCAACGTGATTTACGCCTGCCTGGCGGAAACCATCGTGCTGGCACTCGAAGGACGTTTCGAGGTCTTCACCATTGGCCGCGACACCGAATGGGAGAAGGTCAAGGAAATCTACAAATTGGGCCTCAAGCACGGGATGAAGCTCGCGGCGATCTCGGGTGTCAACGGCGTCTTCACTGACGAGGACATCGCCGAGGTCAAGCGGCTGGCACTCGAGGCGCGCAAAAACTGGACGCCAGGCCAAGCCACCCGCAGCCGACCAGAGAGTCGCAAGAAAGACGCTGCCGCCTAGACCCGGCGGCTCTGGCGGCGAGCCCATCCCAGGCGTGGTGAAGGAAGCGCTGATGGGTTCGCACACCAAGACGGAGCCGGTTTTCGCGCGCGCTCAGGCAGGGTGAATGCCGCTGGGTCGTTCCAACTTAGTCAGCGACAACGGCGCACCAGCGGCGCCACATACCGAGTAAAAAAGAGGCGGTAAACCGCCGACGAAAGCCCACGGCTCATTAACTGGGGAGAGACCACCATCATGGCGAGCGCGACACCACGATCTTTCATTGCCCGTTTAACCGAGCCTTACGTCCACGGGGTTTCGATGAAAGGGCTTAAGGCGGCCACAGCGGTCCTGCCGTTCAAGTGGCCCAAGACTTTTGAGGGGGATTCGCCGTCGGTCGAGATGTGCCGTTACATCGTGGAGAAAGGCTGGCATCAATCCGTGCTGTTCATCTCTAGCAAGACGCCGGTCCGGACCGGCCTGATCCAACCCATGGTCGACGTGCTGGAAGCGGGTGGTATCAAGGTGACCGTTTACGACAACGTGCAACCTGACCCGACCGTGGAACAGATTGAGGCGACCGTCGATGTGCTGCGCGCCAACCAGTGCGATGGCGTAATCGCGCTCGGGGGCGGCTCCGTGATCGATGCCGCTAAGGCGGTCGCGGCCCGAGGCAAAAACCCCAAACGCAGCATCATGGACATGACCGGTATGTTCCGTGTCATGCGCGGCATGTTGCCGCTGTATGCGGTGCCGACCACCGCCGGGACCGGGTCGGAAGTCACCATCGCCGCCGTGGTGACCGATACCAAAGGCCAGCGCAAGTTGCCGATGCTCGACCCGCGCCTGATGCCGCGCCTAGCCGCGTTGGACGGCAGCTTGATGCTCGGCGTGCCCCAGCATGTGACCGCGGCCACCGGCATGGACGCCCTGACCCATGCCGTCGAAGCCTTTATCAGCGGCAATGCCATGGACCGCACCGATGTGCTGGCCCTGGAAGCCGTCAAGCTCATCATGGCCAACCTGGAAACGGCGTTTGAAGATGGCAGCAACCTTGAAGCCCGGCAGGCCATGGCACGGGCATCACACCTCGCCGGCAAGGCCTTTACACAGGCGGGCGTCGGTTACGTGCATGCAATCGCCCACAACTTCGGCGCGCTTTATCACGTGCCCCACGGTCGAGCGAACGCGATTGTCATGCCTTACGTGCTCGACTACTCCAAATCCAAATGTGCCAAACGCCTGGCGCGGCTCGCACGCGAGGCCGGCATTGGTGACGAGGTCATGAGCGCAGATGAGCGCGCCAGCCTGTTCATTGCCCGTATCCGCGAGATGAATGAGCGATTCGGCATTCCGGACCACGTGGAAGCGTTGAAGGAAGAGGACATCCCCCGCATTGCTCGGGCTGCCCGGGCCGAAGCCCGCTGGACCTACGCCGTGCCGCGCTACATGCGTCGCCATACGGCCGAGTGGATTGTTTCGAAGATGCTGCCGAATGCGCCCGACCGTCCACAGCCGGATGAGCCAGACGTGCCGGGGACCGAGGAGACTACGTCGGACTGATCCCCCATCCGCGCAGGTCGAAACAGATGACGTCACTGCCGAGGATCATGCGGATGGCGGCGTGCGGCCGCCTGGACCGACACATCAGCGGATCAATCAGCCGTCACGGAAAGCACCCCGACGGCGTGGTCGGTGACTGCGAGCGCACACCGGCACAAAGCAGTTCGGTGGAGGTGGCATCCATGGCGGTCGCGATGCGGGCTGCGCTGCGAATCTCGGCAGCCATGCGGGCATAGTCGACCTTCTCGACATGCTGGTTCTCCGCGAAGGACAGCATCATGTTCGGCCCGGTGATGTAAGAGGCATTCGGCACACCCGCCGCA
The Abyssibacter profundi DNA segment above includes these coding regions:
- a CDS encoding NADH:flavin oxidoreductase/NADH oxidase family protein, which translates into the protein MSQITLNTPFELPNGSRLPNRIAKSAMSEALGTMDNRATPELVELYRRWGQGGTGLIITGNVMIDRKALGEPGNVVIEDDRDLDTLRAWAEAGKSGGGQIWVQLNHPGRQCPKGLNQETVAPSAVPFNKAMQAYFETPRELTGDEIKDLIARYGRAAEICYQAGFSGVQIHGAHGYLVSQFLSPKTNQRADEWGGSPENRRRFVLEVLAAMRAATAPDFPIGIKLNSADFQRGGFTEEESLDVMAALADAGIALIEISGGTYEAPAMTGVRASTREREAYFLDFADQVRARIPDTPLMVTGGFRTHAGMSAALESGSLDLCGIARLLAIEPEVSRRLLAGQDPLQRVRPIKTGIGPVDRMAIMEVTWYTRQLRRIGRGKQPKPNESGLKAFLCSLVGTASGVRQTKRLRASG
- the katG gene encoding catalase/peroxidase HPI, translated to MDSIETQAAGGCPFAHGGMTSTKTTVTSWWPNALNLDILHQHDQKTNPMGPDFNYRDELKKLDVEALKQDLTALMTDSQDWWPADWGHYGGLMIRMAWHAAGSYRLADGRGGGGTGNQRFAPLNSWPDNVNLDKARRLLWPIKKKYGNKISWADLIILAGNIAYESMGLKTFGFAFGREDIWHPEMDINWGAETEWLADSEQRFDDLDDATSMHAPLAATHMGLIYVNPEGVNGNPDPLKTAAHVRETFARMAMNDEETVALTAGGHTVGKTHGNGDASQLGQDPEACTVEEQGFGWRNPAETGHGRHTVTSGLEGAWTTHPTQWDDGYFKLLLGYEWELKKSPAGAWQWEPIDIREEDMPVDVEDPSIRCMPMMTDADMAMKMDPAYRKILERYAQDQAAFSDAFARAWFKLTHRDMGPKARYVGPDVPAEDLIWQDPIPAGPRLYDVGAIKSQIAESGLSTAELVATAWDSARTFRGSDLRGGANGARIRLAPQRDWPGNEPERLNKVLSVLEPIAAQYGASVADVIVLAGNVGVERAARAAGVDITVPFEPGRGDATDAMTDADSFEALEPRHDGFRNYLKQSFKVAPEELLLDRSQLMTLTAPEMVVLLGGLRVLGTNHGGVAHGVFTDRVGTLSTDFFVNLTDMANEWKPAGDNLYEIRDRKSGAQKWTATRVDLVFGSNSILRSYAEVYAQDDASEKFVHDFVAAWTKVMNLDRFDIGA
- a CDS encoding fatty acid desaturase family protein, which codes for MSEELSALNRQAISAAKRHMGHFAWPTVLFTAATLVVFVGNLVLFAAGVMPLWAAIVVYAVATYFSYTPLHEAAHGNIHGQQAGLKWVNDLCGYAVAPLIMVPYSTHTVEHFTHHRYTNQPDKDPDYVVRTMGDGLVALIRTGLQFLWVQNSFLFRGHWSGLSRREQAIYVVETTVALGWRLGFLLLVTRPGAGWLLLIGYLAGAFFTAYWFAYRPHAPYREPTRWRNTNSLLMPAWMRPFEWFWLGQNLHSIHHLFPRVPFYRYHALHREIEPIMRAHGTPMIGAFSQQPVAPSRRQRV
- a CDS encoding AraC family transcriptional regulator; the protein is MNRPQTSDPILHPVAIAQVMINFAVAQGADAATCLAGTGIDESTLASAEALITREQEMRLMENLMLALPDVPALGFELGLQYSIATFGSWGFLMRTSRNLQEAIKRTLNFLPLSTAYCQIQLIREPGTIGVAFQADRIPRQLRTTMLERDMATAIQLLREMGLAGIPLQALTFAHQAPAYADRLEALAGIRPIFDYPRHSLLLSRADAERPLPTYDAQLVSLLEDQCRQQLARRQPGGWVARTRQQMLGPQGFTTSIETIAQALNLSTRSLRRRLEAEGTGFRELLEQERQQLACQLLSNTRMTLDEIAVHLGYGDTSSFTRAFRRWFGEAPGVYRSRESTPGATE
- a CDS encoding dehydrogenase is translated as MKHVVSVTMGSSTNDFTFETDFLGQPFTVSRVGADGDESQAWELLRRHQAKADAIGLGMIRDHHDVGTRRIVHADTERMLGVVTRVPATTGAALRRLLQVRAVRHVQKQLGNFFNNNKVLFLSGVVNYDMAVAMADYTPNLRFADAVLQTGAPKMLTSLNQLEVFARGARLAESVLPLRTLSTVMPGLSAVKSSLVRKQIRDSHTVVGTFDDLKQFMEDGALKDKTVITSAVDDERFAAFKRWEANLVVDVSPTLFDHVVGTNTIQAMILAALNMSSEELADADLEDIIRELAIKPRLLHPTGEFRNIRRFAFVIHPLSQEYITKGFPLPKATPKVVMDKVEQAAAHMPPMVYSKMSNIVSPAGAEAEGWLITVGGTPREMLARSPEFTYRRLLMAASMAQKMGAQIIGLGAFTKVVGDAGVTVARRAEIPVTTGNSYSASGALWAAADAVRRMGLVKINKNQKIAGKTMVVGATGSIGSVSARLLAMAVDEVYLAGRNMKKLEALKASMLKDTPQAKIVATTNYEDHLHEMDMIVTSTSGAGKKILDITKVKPGCVITDVARPLDLPPEEVAKRPDVLVIESGEIELPTDVKMKDIGLPPNVIYACLAETIVLALEGRFEVFTIGRDTEWEKVKEIYKLGLKHGMKLAAISGVNGVFTDEDIAEVKRLALEARKNWTPGQATRSRPESRKKDAAA
- a CDS encoding iron-containing alcohol dehydrogenase, with protein sequence MKGLKAATAVLPFKWPKTFEGDSPSVEMCRYIVEKGWHQSVLFISSKTPVRTGLIQPMVDVLEAGGIKVTVYDNVQPDPTVEQIEATVDVLRANQCDGVIALGGGSVIDAAKAVAARGKNPKRSIMDMTGMFRVMRGMLPLYAVPTTAGTGSEVTIAAVVTDTKGQRKLPMLDPRLMPRLAALDGSLMLGVPQHVTAATGMDALTHAVEAFISGNAMDRTDVLALEAVKLIMANLETAFEDGSNLEARQAMARASHLAGKAFTQAGVGYVHAIAHNFGALYHVPHGRANAIVMPYVLDYSKSKCAKRLARLAREAGIGDEVMSADERASLFIARIREMNERFGIPDHVEALKEEDIPRIARAARAEARWTYAVPRYMRRHTAEWIVSKMLPNAPDRPQPDEPDVPGTEETTSD